The following are encoded in a window of Phragmites australis chromosome 22, lpPhrAust1.1, whole genome shotgun sequence genomic DNA:
- the LOC133904846 gene encoding phenylalanine--tRNA ligase beta subunit, cytoplasmic-like — protein sequence MPTVSVGRDRLFEALGRTYTQEEFEALCFEFGIELDDVTTEKAIIRKEKHLKDDGEVDGDDEVIYKIDVAANRYDLLCLEGLARALRVFTGTEGSPAFKVSSIPCGSMLQMHVKPQTSQIRPYVVCAVLRGVTFDEARYNSFIDLQDKLHQNICRKRTLVAIGTHDLDTLQGPFSYEALPPQEINFVPLKQEESFRADRLMEFYKSDTKLKKFLHIIENSPVYPVIYDSSRTVLSLPPIINGAHSAITLKTRNVFIECTATDLTKANIVLNTMVTMFTEYCENKFEVEPVEVIYHDGSKIAYPDLSCYKMEVSLPDIVGPIGISLDKKQVVSLLNKMQLQAEICPSNGEPRISVSVPPTRSDILHARDLAEDIAIAYGYNNVPKSKPKCMTIGGRQPLNRYSDKIRAEVARAGYMEVLTFILCSHEENFDMLNRTDDRSKAVIIANPRTSEFEVVRTSLMSCLLKTLKHNIDHPRPIKIFEVGDVVTLDSSRDVGASNNRRLAALYCNRVSGFEEIMGLVDSIVKVVRAPHINFGNNYYVPTNEPEFFPKRQCKIVMSDGKQVGYLGIVHAEVLRKFGIPDPCTFVEIDIEALM from the exons atgCCGACGGTCAGCGTTGGCCGCGACCGCCTCTTCGAGGCCCTCGGCCGGACCTACA CGCAGGAGGAGTTCGAGGCGCTCTGCTTCGAGTTCGGCATCGAGCTCGACGACGTG aCGACGGAGAAGGCAATCATCCGGAAGGAGAAGCACCTCAAGGACGACGGAGAGGTGGACGGTGACGACGAGGTCATCTACAAGATCGACGTCGCCGCCAACAG GTATGATTTGCTATGTCTTGAAGGACTAGCAAGAGCTCTTCGTGTTTTCACTGGGACCGAAGGCAGCCCTGCATTCAAAGTTTCTTCCATTCCTTGTGGTTCAATGCTTCAGATGCATGTTAAACCGCAG ACTTCACAAATTAGACCATACGTAGTTTGTGCTGTCCTAAGAGGGGTAACTTTTGATGAAGCAAGATACAACAGTTTCATTGATCTTCAAGACAAACTCCACCAAAATATTTGCCG GAAGAGAACTCTGGTTGCTATTGGTACCCATGATTTGGACACTCTACAAGGACCATTCTCATATGAG GCTCTACCACCGCAAGAAATCAACTTTGTCCCATTAAAGCAG GAGGAAAGCTTCAGAGCTGATAGACTGATGGAATTTTATAAA TCAGACACGAAGCTGAAGAAGTTTTTGCATATAATTGAGAATTCTCCAGTGTACCCAGTTATCTATGATAGCAGTAG GACTGTTTTGTCTTTACCTCCTATCATCAATGGTGCACATTCTGCTATCACCCTGAAGACAAGGAATGTCTTTATTGAATGCACTGCTACTGACCTTACAAAAGCAAATATTGTTCTGAATACAATG GTTACAATGTTTACTGAGTACTGTGAGAATAAGTTTGAAGTGGAACCAGTTGAAGTGATATATCACGATGGAAGCAAAATCGCTTACCCTGATCTTTCATGTTACAAGATGGAGGTTTCACTACCTGATATTGTTGGGCCTATCGGCATCTCCCTGGACAAGAAGCAG GTTGTCTCACTTTTGAACAAAATGCAACTTCAAGCTGAAATTTGCCCGTCGAATGGGGAGCCTCGTATTTCAGTGTCTGTCCCTCCTACAAGAAGCGATATTTTACATGCTCGTGATCTGGCAGAG GATATTGCTATAGCTTATGGGTATAACAATGTGCCAAAATCAAAGCCAAAGTGTATGACAATAGGAGGAAGGCAACCATTAAACCGGTACTCCGATAAAATTCGTGCTGAG GTTGCAAGAGCTGGTTATATGGAGGTGCTTACGTTTATCTTGTGTTCACATGAAGAAAATTTTGACATGTTGAACAGGACAGATGACAGAAGTAAAGCAGTCATTATTGCAAACCCCCGCACTTCTGAATTTGAG GTTGTTCGGACTAGTCTGATGTCATGTTTATTGAAAACTCTGAAACATAATATAGACCATCCAAGACCCATAAAG ATTTTTGAAGTTGGTGATGTAGTGACATTGGACTCATCACGTGATGTTGGTGCCTCTAATAATCGCCGACTTGCAGCTTTATACTGCAACAGGGTTTCTGGTTTTGAG GAAATTATGGGACTGGTGGATAGTATTGTCAAAGTCGTGAGGGCTCCACACATCAATTTTGGCAATAATTACTATGTACCTACGAAT GAACCTGAGTTCTTTCCAAAGAGGCAGTGCAAAATCGTTATGAGTGATGGCAAGCAGGTTGGCTACTTAGGAATTGTACATGCTGAG GTGCTAAGGAAATTCGGCATTCCGGACCCCTGCACTTTCGTTGAGATTGACATCGAGGCTCTGATGTAA